A genome region from Methylorubrum populi includes the following:
- a CDS encoding DUF29 domain-containing protein, whose amino-acid sequence MERPSLYDDDIVTWAEEQAAAIRALAARPELSNVLDWENVAEEIESVGRSHIRAVERLLIQMLAHLLKRVSAPDSPPNLHWRREIAAFQVSAQARYERSMRQRIDWRKVWRLGIELAAGELELYGDSLLPNLPPDCPLTPEELLAASFDADAAVVRIAEAAALKSAGHS is encoded by the coding sequence ATGGAACGGCCGAGCCTCTACGACGACGACATCGTGACCTGGGCCGAGGAACAGGCGGCGGCCATCCGGGCTCTGGCTGCGCGGCCGGAACTCTCGAACGTCCTCGATTGGGAGAACGTCGCCGAGGAGATCGAGAGCGTGGGGCGGTCTCACATTCGTGCGGTCGAACGGCTCCTGATCCAGATGCTCGCGCATCTGCTGAAGCGCGTCTCGGCGCCGGACTCCCCTCCGAACCTGCATTGGCGCCGGGAGATCGCGGCCTTTCAAGTCTCGGCGCAGGCCCGCTACGAGCGGTCGATGCGTCAGCGGATCGATTGGCGGAAGGTGTGGCGCCTCGGGATCGAACTCGCTGCCGGCGAGCTCGAACTCTACGGCGACTCTCTGCTCCCGAACCTGCCGCCCGACTGCCCATTGACGCCCGAGGAACTGCTGGCGGCCTCGTTCGATGCCGACGCCGCCGTGGTGCGGATCGCTGAGGCGGCGGCCTTGAAATCCGCCGGACATTCCTGA
- a CDS encoding alpha/beta hydrolase, with amino-acid sequence MTLHRRALLAGTAAMLTGSEAARAQQPAQPPATRLPVRPQTGDVVQPLPQSAPGADLEIIDLWPDLPPGGGGPYRSEYRFDETLTGVVTGVVRPCLLVIRPAQPNGAGVVIAAGGGYLRIDIGNEGLPVGHWLARAGITAFVLVYRLPSEEWRDGPDAPRQDAQRAMRLVRWRAEAYGLDPDRIGVLGFSAGGHLMGVTATDAEQDLYDDQDDADGLSARPSFAGLIYPIVTMRAPFDRTMTSRKVLVGDDPPDARRRAYSVEVQVNARTPPVFLVQASDDRIAVTDHPLLMYAALRAAKVPAEMHLFERGGHGFGLGVPGSPAAAWPALFMAWMRGHGMLKS; translated from the coding sequence ATGACGCTGCACCGGCGCGCCCTGCTCGCGGGGACGGCGGCGATGCTGACCGGAAGCGAGGCGGCCCGGGCGCAGCAGCCGGCGCAGCCGCCCGCCACCCGGCTTCCGGTCCGCCCCCAGACCGGCGACGTCGTCCAGCCCCTGCCGCAATCGGCCCCGGGCGCGGATCTCGAAATCATCGACCTGTGGCCGGACCTGCCGCCGGGCGGCGGCGGCCCGTACCGCTCGGAATACCGCTTCGACGAGACCTTGACCGGCGTCGTCACCGGCGTGGTGCGGCCCTGCCTGCTGGTGATCCGCCCCGCGCAGCCGAACGGCGCGGGCGTCGTGATCGCGGCGGGGGGCGGATACCTGCGCATCGACATCGGCAACGAGGGGCTGCCCGTCGGCCATTGGCTGGCGCGGGCCGGCATCACCGCCTTCGTTCTGGTCTACCGCCTGCCGAGCGAGGAATGGCGCGACGGCCCCGACGCTCCGCGGCAGGATGCGCAGCGGGCGATGCGGCTGGTGCGCTGGAGGGCGGAGGCGTACGGCCTCGATCCCGACCGGATCGGCGTGCTCGGCTTCTCGGCCGGCGGCCACCTGATGGGCGTGACCGCGACCGATGCCGAGCAGGATCTCTACGACGATCAGGACGATGCCGACGGCCTGAGCGCCCGCCCCTCCTTCGCCGGGCTGATCTATCCGATCGTCACCATGCGCGCGCCGTTCGACCGGACCATGACCAGCCGGAAGGTTCTGGTCGGCGACGATCCGCCCGACGCGCGGCGGCGGGCCTATTCGGTGGAGGTGCAGGTCAATGCGCGCACGCCGCCGGTCTTCCTGGTCCAGGCCTCCGACGATCGCATCGCGGTGACCGACCATCCGCTGCTGATGTACGCGGCCCTGCGAGCGGCGAAGGTGCCCGCCGAGATGCACCTGTTCGAGCGCGGCGGCCACGGCTTCGGCCTCGGCGTGCCGGGAAGCCCCGCGGCGGCGTGGCCCGCCCTGTTCATGGCATGGATGCGCGGCCACGGCATGCTGAAGTCATGA
- a CDS encoding 3-keto-5-aminohexanoate cleavage protein, whose product MTNSAPLVIAVAITGSVPRKADNPAVPITVSEQIESTHQAFEAGATLAHIHVRNDDETPSSDPEKFAAVQEGLRRHCPGMIVQFSTGGRGRDPASRGLSLAHRPDMASLSTGSVNFPSIVYENHTTLVTDLATRMKAYAIRPEIEIFDLSHLHGAKRLVEAGLMDARPHVQFVMGVRNAMPAQEHLLDILLGELRRVLPQATWTAAGIGREQARVMEWALARGADAVRTGLEDNIRITRERLAGSNAELVGLAVEAADRHGRRIATPTEARAVLGLPA is encoded by the coding sequence ATGACCAACTCCGCTCCCCTCGTGATCGCGGTGGCCATCACCGGTTCGGTGCCGCGCAAGGCGGACAATCCGGCGGTGCCGATCACGGTCTCCGAGCAGATCGAATCGACGCATCAGGCCTTCGAGGCGGGCGCCACGCTCGCCCACATCCACGTGCGCAACGACGACGAGACACCCTCGTCCGACCCGGAAAAGTTCGCCGCCGTACAGGAGGGGCTGCGCCGGCACTGCCCCGGCATGATCGTCCAGTTCTCCACCGGCGGACGCGGGCGCGATCCGGCGAGCCGCGGCCTGTCCCTGGCGCACCGGCCCGACATGGCCTCGCTCTCGACCGGCTCGGTCAACTTCCCGAGCATCGTCTACGAGAACCACACCACCCTGGTGACCGACCTCGCCACCCGGATGAAGGCGTACGCGATCCGACCGGAGATCGAGATCTTCGACCTGTCGCACCTGCACGGAGCCAAGCGTCTGGTCGAGGCCGGGCTGATGGACGCGCGGCCCCACGTGCAGTTCGTGATGGGCGTGCGGAACGCGATGCCGGCGCAGGAGCACCTGCTCGATATCCTGCTCGGCGAATTGCGCCGAGTGCTGCCGCAGGCGACCTGGACGGCGGCCGGGATCGGGCGCGAGCAGGCGCGCGTGATGGAATGGGCGCTCGCCCGCGGCGCCGACGCGGTGCGCACCGGGCTGGAGGACAACATCCGGATCACGCGGGAGCGGCTGGCGGGCAGCAACGCCGAACTGGTGGGCCTGGCCGTCGAGGCGGCCGACCGGCACGGCCGCCGCATCGCGACGCCCACCGAAGCCCGCGCCGTTCTCGGCCTTCCGGCCTGA
- the grxD gene encoding Grx4 family monothiol glutaredoxin: MTDVNTTIRNEIDSQDVVVFMKGTPQFPMCGFSGQVVQILNYLGVPFKGVNVLDDMAVREGIKAFSNWPTIPQIYVKGEFVGGCDIAREMFQSGELQQFLSEKGVPVKSAA; encoded by the coding sequence ATGACCGACGTCAACACCACGATCAGGAACGAGATCGACTCGCAGGACGTGGTCGTGTTCATGAAGGGCACGCCGCAATTTCCGATGTGCGGCTTCTCGGGCCAGGTCGTCCAGATTCTCAACTACCTCGGCGTGCCGTTCAAGGGCGTGAACGTCCTCGACGACATGGCGGTCCGGGAGGGCATCAAGGCCTTCTCCAACTGGCCGACCATTCCGCAGATCTATGTGAAGGGCGAGTTCGTCGGCGGCTGCGACATCGCCCGCGAGATGTTCCAGTCGGGCGAGCTGCAGCAGTTCCTGTCCGAGAAGGGCGTTCCGGTGAAGAGCGCCGCCTGA
- the purL gene encoding phosphoribosylformylglycinamidine synthase subunit PurL, translating to MFRNDVPITPELVRQHGLTPDEYERFRALVGREPTLTELGIVSAMWNEHCSYKSSRKHLRGLPTSGPHVIQGPGENAGVIDIGDGLACVFKMESHNHPSFIEPYQGAATGVGGILRDVFTMGARPIAALNALRFGAPDHPRTRHLVSGVVAGVGGYGNSFGVPTVGGLVGFHRRYDGNILVNAMAVGLARTDAIFYAAAAGVGNPIVYLGSKTGRDGIHGATMASAEFDEASESKRPTVQVGDPFAEKLLLEACLELMASGAVIAIQDMGAAGLTCSAVEMGAKGNLGVELHLEKVPTREEGMTPYEMMLSESQERMLMVLKPGMEKEAEAIFVKWGLDFAVIGRTTDTLRFVVKHDGEVVADLPIKELGDEAPLYDRPHIAGTHRPVVAAASVEASVSNAEALKRLIGSPELASKRWVYEQYDHFILGNTVQKPGGDAAIVRVEDGPRGLALTTDVTPRYCEADPVEGGRQAVAEAWRNITAVGGRPLAITDNLNFGNPEKPEVMGQLVGCLKGIGEACLALDFPVVSGNVSLYNETNGVGILPTPTIGGVGVMDDVERHATVALKREGDVLVLIGRTEGWLGQSLYLSEVLGREEGAPPPVDLAVERRNGDFVRSLIVSGIADTVHDLSDGGLAVALAEMAMAGGLGAALPAAPDGVPAHAFLFGEDQGRYLIAVPAEAAADLLYSASAQGIDAATVGIVGGDGLVLPGEESISVAELKAAHESWFPAYMASRPAAPAA from the coding sequence ATGTTTCGCAACGATGTTCCGATCACCCCCGAGCTGGTGCGCCAGCACGGCCTGACGCCCGACGAGTACGAGCGCTTCCGCGCCCTCGTGGGCCGTGAGCCGACGCTGACCGAGCTCGGCATCGTCTCGGCGATGTGGAACGAGCACTGCTCGTACAAGTCCTCGCGCAAGCACCTGCGCGGCCTGCCGACCTCGGGTCCTCACGTGATCCAGGGTCCCGGCGAGAATGCCGGCGTGATCGATATCGGCGACGGGCTCGCCTGCGTCTTCAAGATGGAGAGCCACAACCACCCGAGCTTCATCGAGCCCTACCAGGGCGCGGCGACCGGCGTCGGCGGCATCTTGCGAGATGTCTTCACGATGGGGGCTCGACCCATCGCCGCCCTGAACGCCCTGCGCTTCGGCGCGCCGGATCATCCGCGTACCCGCCACCTCGTCTCGGGCGTCGTCGCGGGCGTGGGCGGCTACGGCAATTCCTTCGGCGTGCCGACGGTGGGCGGCCTCGTCGGCTTCCACAGGCGCTACGACGGCAACATCCTCGTCAACGCCATGGCGGTGGGCCTCGCCCGCACCGACGCGATCTTCTACGCGGCGGCCGCCGGTGTCGGAAACCCGATCGTCTATCTCGGCTCGAAGACCGGCCGCGACGGCATCCACGGTGCCACGATGGCCTCGGCCGAGTTCGACGAGGCCAGCGAGTCGAAGCGCCCGACGGTGCAGGTCGGCGACCCCTTCGCCGAAAAGCTCCTGCTGGAGGCCTGCCTCGAACTAATGGCCTCGGGCGCCGTCATCGCGATCCAGGACATGGGCGCGGCGGGCCTGACCTGCTCGGCGGTGGAGATGGGCGCCAAGGGCAATCTCGGCGTGGAACTGCACCTCGAAAAGGTGCCGACCCGCGAGGAGGGCATGACTCCCTACGAGATGATGCTCTCGGAGAGCCAGGAGCGGATGCTCATGGTGCTCAAGCCCGGCATGGAGAAGGAAGCCGAGGCGATCTTCGTGAAATGGGGCCTCGACTTCGCCGTGATCGGCCGCACCACCGACACGTTGCGCTTCGTCGTCAAGCACGATGGGGAGGTCGTCGCCGACCTGCCGATCAAGGAACTCGGCGACGAGGCGCCGCTCTACGACCGGCCGCACATCGCCGGCACGCACCGGCCGGTCGTCGCCGCCGCGAGCGTCGAGGCGAGCGTGTCGAACGCCGAGGCTCTCAAGCGCCTGATCGGCTCGCCGGAACTCGCCTCGAAGCGCTGGGTCTACGAGCAGTACGATCACTTCATCCTCGGCAACACCGTGCAGAAACCGGGCGGCGACGCGGCCATCGTGCGGGTCGAGGACGGGCCGAGGGGGCTCGCGCTCACCACCGACGTGACCCCGCGCTACTGCGAGGCCGATCCCGTCGAGGGCGGCCGGCAGGCGGTGGCGGAAGCGTGGCGCAACATCACCGCGGTGGGTGGGCGCCCGCTGGCGATCACGGACAACCTCAACTTCGGCAACCCCGAAAAGCCCGAGGTGATGGGCCAGCTCGTCGGCTGCCTGAAGGGCATCGGCGAGGCCTGCCTCGCCCTCGACTTCCCCGTCGTGTCCGGCAACGTCTCGCTCTACAACGAGACCAACGGCGTCGGCATCCTGCCGACCCCGACCATCGGCGGCGTCGGCGTCATGGACGACGTCGAGCGCCACGCCACCGTCGCGCTCAAGCGCGAGGGCGACGTGCTGGTGCTGATCGGGCGCACCGAGGGCTGGCTCGGCCAGTCGCTTTACCTCTCGGAAGTTCTCGGCCGCGAGGAAGGCGCACCGCCGCCGGTCGATCTCGCGGTCGAGCGCCGCAACGGCGACTTCGTGCGCAGCCTGATCGTCTCCGGCATCGCCGATACCGTGCACGACCTCTCCGACGGCGGCCTCGCCGTGGCGCTCGCCGAGATGGCGATGGCCGGCGGCCTCGGCGCGGCGCTCCCTGCGGCGCCGGACGGCGTGCCGGCGCACGCCTTCCTGTTCGGCGAGGACCAGGGCCGCTATCTGATCGCCGTGCCGGCGGAAGCGGCCGCCGACCTGCTCTACAGCGCCTCGGCGCAGGGGATCGATGCGGCGACCGTGGGCATCGTCGGCGGCGACGGCTTGGTGCTGCCGGGAGAAGAGTCCATATCCGTGGCCGAGCTGAAGGCGGCGCACGAGAGCTGGTTCCCCGCCTATATGGCGAGCCGGCCGGCCGCCCCGGCGGCCTGA
- the guaA gene encoding glutamine-hydrolyzing GMP synthase, with protein sequence MTIDTSHHDKILIVDFGSQVTQLIARRVREEGVYCEIVPFTKAEAAFDAHRPKGVILSGGPESVTTDLSPRAPQKIFESGVPVFGICYGQQTMAAQLGGEVEGGHHAEFGRAEVEILSDSPLFKGVWHTGEKYPVWMSHGDRVTKLPDGFTTIALSRNAPFAAVADEARHYYAVQFHPEVHHTPHGALLIRNFVRDIAGCSGDWTMGTYREEAIAKIREQVGTERVICGLSGGVDSSVAAVLIHEAIGDQLTCVFVDHGLMRFGEGDEVVRLFRDHYNIPLVHVQAQDLFIGALEGVDDPEVKRKTIGRLFIDVFETEAKKIGGAAFLAQGTLYPDVIESVSFSGGPSVTIKSHHNVGGLPERMNMRLVEPLRELFKDEVRLLGRELGLPETFVGRHPFPGPGLAIRCPGVITREKLEALRKADAIYLDEIRQAGLYDTIWQAFAVILPVKTVGVMGDGRTYDHVCALRAVTSVDGMTADFYPFDMAFLGRVATRIINEVKGINRVTYDITSKPPGTIEWE encoded by the coding sequence ATGACCATCGACACCTCCCACCACGACAAGATCCTGATCGTCGATTTCGGCTCCCAGGTGACGCAGCTCATCGCCCGCCGCGTGCGCGAGGAGGGCGTCTATTGCGAGATCGTGCCCTTCACCAAGGCCGAGGCCGCCTTCGACGCGCACCGGCCCAAGGGCGTGATCCTCTCGGGCGGCCCTGAATCCGTCACCACGGACCTCTCCCCGCGCGCGCCTCAGAAAATCTTCGAATCCGGCGTGCCGGTCTTCGGCATCTGCTACGGCCAGCAGACCATGGCGGCTCAGCTCGGCGGCGAGGTCGAAGGCGGCCACCACGCCGAGTTCGGCCGGGCCGAGGTCGAGATTCTTTCCGACTCGCCGCTGTTCAAGGGCGTCTGGCACACGGGTGAGAAATATCCGGTCTGGATGAGCCACGGCGACCGGGTCACCAAGCTGCCCGACGGCTTCACCACCATCGCGCTCTCGCGCAACGCGCCCTTCGCCGCGGTCGCGGACGAGGCGCGGCACTACTACGCCGTCCAGTTCCACCCGGAGGTGCACCATACGCCCCATGGCGCGCTCCTGATCCGCAACTTCGTGCGCGACATCGCCGGCTGCTCCGGCGACTGGACCATGGGGACCTATCGCGAGGAGGCGATCGCCAAGATCCGCGAGCAGGTCGGCACCGAGAGGGTGATCTGCGGCCTGTCCGGCGGCGTCGATTCCTCGGTGGCGGCGGTGCTGATCCACGAGGCGATCGGCGACCAGCTCACCTGCGTCTTCGTCGATCACGGCCTGATGCGTTTCGGCGAAGGCGACGAGGTGGTCCGCCTGTTCCGCGACCACTACAACATCCCCCTCGTCCATGTTCAGGCGCAGGATCTGTTCATCGGCGCGCTGGAAGGCGTCGACGACCCGGAGGTGAAGCGCAAGACCATCGGCCGGCTGTTCATCGACGTGTTCGAGACCGAAGCCAAGAAGATCGGCGGCGCGGCGTTCCTGGCGCAGGGCACGCTCTACCCGGACGTGATCGAGAGCGTGTCGTTCTCCGGCGGCCCCTCGGTGACGATCAAGAGCCACCACAATGTCGGCGGCCTGCCCGAGCGCATGAACATGCGGCTCGTCGAGCCGCTGCGCGAATTGTTCAAGGACGAGGTGCGGCTGCTCGGGCGTGAACTCGGCCTGCCCGAGACCTTCGTCGGCCGCCACCCCTTCCCCGGCCCGGGCCTCGCCATCCGCTGCCCCGGTGTCATCACCCGCGAGAAGCTGGAGGCCCTGCGCAAGGCCGACGCGATCTATCTCGACGAGATCCGGCAGGCCGGGCTCTACGACACGATCTGGCAGGCCTTCGCGGTGATCCTGCCGGTGAAGACGGTCGGCGTGATGGGCGACGGGCGTACCTACGACCACGTCTGCGCGTTGCGCGCCGTGACCTCGGTCGACGGCATGACCGCCGACTTCTACCCCTTCGACATGGCCTTCCTCGGCCGCGTCGCCACGCGGATCATCAACGAGGTGAAGGGCATCAACCGGGTGACGTACGACATCACCTCGAAGCCGCCCGGCACGATCGAGTGGGAATGA
- a CDS encoding NAD(P)/FAD-dependent oxidoreductase yields the protein MRDVIIVGGGPAGLNAALILGRARRGVLLCDAGAPRNAATPRTWGLFTRDGTPPFDLRRQGRSDLARYETVECREVAVTEAHRDGDGFTIVQADGRCERARRLILATGLAQDIPPIEGFDTYWGTGVHSCPYCDGFEVRDRPLVVYGRGHGGRGLALELTGWSRDVTLCTGGGDGDLSDGDRDRLSRNGVRVIEARIARLEGDGARPSRLRFHDGTATPCAALFLMPFACSPSPLIAQLGCELDETRSVVPTREYEKTNVPGLYVAGDASRRVQFAVVAAAEGAMAAFAINAEFVAEATR from the coding sequence ATGCGTGACGTCATCATCGTTGGCGGCGGCCCGGCCGGGCTCAATGCCGCCCTGATCCTCGGCCGGGCGCGGCGCGGCGTCCTGCTCTGCGACGCCGGCGCGCCGCGCAACGCCGCGACGCCCCGCACCTGGGGCCTGTTCACCCGCGACGGCACCCCGCCCTTCGACCTGCGCCGGCAGGGCCGCTCGGATCTCGCCCGCTACGAGACGGTCGAGTGCCGCGAGGTCGCGGTGACGGAGGCGCATCGCGACGGCGACGGCTTCACCATCGTCCAGGCCGATGGGCGGTGCGAGCGGGCGCGGCGCCTGATCCTGGCGACCGGGCTGGCGCAGGACATCCCGCCAATCGAGGGTTTCGACACCTACTGGGGCACGGGCGTGCATTCCTGCCCCTATTGCGACGGCTTCGAAGTCCGTGATCGGCCCCTGGTCGTCTACGGTCGCGGCCACGGCGGCCGCGGCCTCGCCCTCGAACTCACCGGCTGGAGCCGCGACGTCACGCTCTGCACCGGCGGCGGCGACGGCGACCTGTCCGACGGGGACCGCGACCGTCTTTCCCGCAACGGCGTCCGGGTGATCGAGGCGAGGATCGCGCGGCTGGAGGGCGACGGAGCGCGTCCTTCCCGCCTGCGCTTTCACGACGGCACCGCCACCCCTTGCGCGGCGCTCTTCCTCATGCCGTTCGCCTGCAGCCCCTCACCGCTCATCGCCCAACTCGGCTGCGAACTCGACGAGACCCGCAGCGTCGTGCCGACCCGCGAGTACGAGAAGACCAACGTGCCCGGCCTCTACGTGGCCGGAGACGCCTCGCGCCGGGTTCAGTTCGCCGTCGTCGCCGCGGCGGAGGGCGCGATGGCGGCGTTCGCGATCAATGCGGAGTTCGTCGCCGAGGCGACGCGATAA
- a CDS encoding RsmB/NOP family class I SAM-dependent RNA methyltransferase, translating to MTPSARLSAAIEILDDIAARRRPAADALKDWGLAHRFAGSGDRAAIASLVYDGLRRRASAAWIMGEETGRAILIGMLRLQRGLAEPSIASLFDGARFAPPPLADGERRRLAEGSLADAPPEVAGDAPAFVLPSLTELFGDALLPELRALGRRAPLDIRANTLKLSREAAAQALADLGPEATPLSALGLRLPLGEDGRGPALHVDPLFLEGGFEIQDEGSQIASLLAGAKPGETVVDLCAGGGGKSLALAAITGNAARLIATDADPRRLAPIHERLRRSGATVEVRTPRTGRARADVLADLDGTVDRVLVDAPCTGTGTWRRNPDAKWRLRPGSLSGRIAEQAEVLDRAARLLRPGGTLVYVTCSLLPEENDAAVDGLLRRGSGAIHAVATDLSSVPGLAEKVRRTARGIQMSPALTGTDGFYVATMTRNSA from the coding sequence CTGACCCCCTCCGCCCGCCTCTCCGCCGCCATCGAAATCCTGGACGACATCGCCGCGCGCCGCCGTCCGGCCGCCGACGCGCTGAAGGATTGGGGCCTCGCCCACCGCTTCGCCGGCTCCGGCGATCGGGCGGCGATCGCGAGCCTCGTCTACGACGGGCTGCGGCGGCGCGCCTCCGCCGCCTGGATCATGGGCGAGGAGACCGGCCGCGCGATCCTCATCGGCATGCTGCGCCTGCAGCGGGGGCTGGCCGAGCCCAGCATCGCCTCGCTGTTCGACGGCGCCCGCTTCGCCCCCCCTCCCCTCGCCGATGGCGAGCGCAGGCGGCTCGCCGAGGGCAGCCTCGCGGACGCTCCGCCGGAGGTGGCGGGCGATGCGCCGGCCTTCGTGCTGCCCTCGCTCACCGAGCTGTTCGGCGACGCGCTTCTGCCGGAGCTGCGCGCGCTCGGCCGCCGGGCGCCGCTCGACATCCGTGCCAACACCCTGAAGCTGAGCCGCGAGGCTGCGGCGCAAGCGCTCGCCGACCTCGGGCCGGAGGCGACGCCGCTCTCGGCCCTCGGCCTGCGGCTGCCGCTCGGCGAGGACGGGCGCGGTCCGGCCCTCCACGTCGATCCGCTGTTCCTGGAGGGCGGGTTCGAGATCCAGGACGAGGGCTCGCAGATCGCGAGCCTGCTCGCGGGCGCCAAGCCGGGCGAGACCGTGGTCGATCTCTGCGCCGGCGGCGGCGGCAAGTCGCTCGCGCTCGCGGCGATCACCGGCAACGCCGCGCGCCTGATCGCCACCGACGCCGATCCGCGCCGCCTCGCCCCGATCCACGAACGCCTGCGCCGCTCGGGGGCGACGGTCGAGGTGCGCACGCCCCGCACCGGCCGGGCGCGGGCCGACGTTCTGGCCGACCTCGACGGCACGGTCGATCGCGTGCTGGTCGATGCGCCCTGCACCGGCACCGGCACGTGGCGGCGCAACCCGGACGCCAAGTGGCGCCTGCGGCCCGGCAGCCTCTCGGGCCGGATCGCCGAGCAGGCCGAGGTGCTCGACCGGGCGGCCCGCCTGCTGCGGCCGGGCGGCACCCTCGTCTACGTCACCTGCTCGCTCCTGCCCGAGGAGAACGACGCGGCGGTCGACGGCCTGCTCCGGCGCGGCAGCGGCGCGATTCACGCCGTCGCGACCGATCTCTCGTCCGTTCCCGGCCTCGCCGAGAAGGTCCGCAGGACCGCCCGCGGCATCCAGATGAGCCCGGCGCTTACCGGCACCGATGGCTTCTATGTCGCGACGATGACACGCAATTCCGCTTGA
- a CDS encoding hydrolase gives MRKQEASAAVRQVFYLPGFDPREPETYWGLFRRESRFTAQRRGMAIAVGDPVRSDDGISLDWDVASETEGEATRVRYSLLRWDDIVRARFPRSNLRRLTSLPGLWWRLWRSGYLKAFRREARRFYRVIVSVHQFYLAFVLLSLAAAVAAVTLTPLADLPPLAGAVLVPIFAYAILGLVTRLTRGKPLYVAHLVDDTAFTHDHASGRETAMRERLGPWAERIRAAEGTASEIVVIGHSSSSFLGFECLDRILRADPAFGRRGTPVTFVTIGSVIPWITLDPRAGEARASLARIGRDTAIGWLDIRADWDWLSIHLRDPVSASGLPAAPPGRLAVMRVDIADLIEPALVARRRWNLFRMHFQLLMSSRARNAFDYVAFVAGPEPVHEAVEGCRATRATAKSEQFT, from the coding sequence ATGCGGAAACAAGAGGCGAGCGCAGCGGTCCGGCAGGTCTTCTACCTGCCGGGCTTCGATCCCCGCGAGCCCGAGACCTATTGGGGCCTGTTCCGCCGCGAGAGCCGCTTCACGGCGCAGCGGCGCGGCATGGCGATCGCGGTCGGCGACCCTGTGCGATCCGACGACGGCATCAGCCTCGACTGGGATGTCGCGAGCGAGACCGAGGGCGAGGCAACGCGGGTGCGCTACAGCCTGCTGCGCTGGGACGACATCGTGCGGGCGCGCTTCCCCCGCTCCAACCTGCGCCGGCTCACGAGCCTGCCGGGCCTGTGGTGGCGTCTGTGGCGCTCCGGCTACCTGAAGGCGTTTCGGCGCGAGGCGCGGCGCTTCTACCGGGTCATCGTCAGCGTCCACCAGTTCTACCTGGCCTTCGTCCTCCTCAGCCTCGCGGCGGCCGTCGCGGCGGTGACACTGACGCCGCTCGCGGATCTGCCGCCCCTGGCCGGCGCCGTCCTCGTGCCGATTTTCGCCTACGCGATCCTCGGCCTCGTCACCCGTCTCACCCGCGGAAAGCCCCTCTACGTCGCCCATCTCGTCGATGACACGGCGTTCACCCACGACCACGCCTCCGGCCGCGAGACCGCGATGCGCGAGCGCCTCGGGCCCTGGGCCGAGCGCATCCGCGCCGCGGAAGGCACGGCGTCCGAGATCGTCGTGATCGGCCACTCCTCGTCGAGCTTTCTCGGCTTCGAGTGCCTCGACCGCATCCTGAGGGCCGATCCGGCGTTCGGCCGCCGCGGCACGCCGGTGACGTTCGTGACCATCGGCAGCGTCATCCCCTGGATCACCCTCGACCCACGGGCGGGCGAGGCGCGCGCCTCCTTGGCCCGGATCGGCCGCGACACCGCGATCGGCTGGCTCGATATCCGTGCCGATTGGGACTGGCTCTCGATCCACCTGCGCGATCCGGTCAGCGCCTCCGGCCTGCCGGCCGCCCCACCCGGGCGCCTCGCGGTGATGCGGGTGGACATCGCGGACCTGATCGAACCGGCCCTCGTCGCGCGGCGGCGCTGGAACCTGTTCCGCATGCACTTCCAGCTTCTGATGTCGAGCCGGGCGCGAAACGCCTTCGATTACGTCGCCTTCGTCGCCGGGCCGGAGCCGGTTCACGAGGCGGTGGAAGGCTGCCGGGCAACGCGCGCGACGGCGAAGAGCGAACAATTTACCTAG
- a CDS encoding BolA family transcriptional regulator has product MPMDAREIESMIREALPDATVEIKDLAGDGDHYAATVISSAFKGKTRVAQHQMVYGALQGRMGGVLHALALTTGVPQD; this is encoded by the coding sequence ATGCCGATGGATGCACGCGAGATCGAGTCGATGATCCGCGAGGCGCTGCCCGACGCGACGGTCGAGATCAAGGATCTGGCCGGCGACGGCGACCACTACGCCGCCACCGTCATCTCCTCCGCCTTCAAGGGCAAGACCCGCGTCGCCCAGCACCAGATGGTCTACGGCGCGCTCCAGGGACGGATGGGGGGCGTGCTCCACGCCCTTGCGCTGACGACCGGTGTTCCCCAGGATTAG